A genome region from Ottowia testudinis includes the following:
- a CDS encoding bactofilin family protein, whose protein sequence is MFGSSKNKSVSHAIDSAAGKQIDTVIAEQCTLEGDLTTKNSIKVDGRIQGTLRADGRAIIGETGVVKGDVYAADLVVLGRLEGNVHAQRLHLQASAQIHGNIEAETLQVDPGARYQGSVTMRDAGAAAAALPFTPSPAAVSGDKADKAAAKATGH, encoded by the coding sequence ATGTTCGGCTCCAGCAAAAACAAATCCGTGTCCCACGCCATCGACAGCGCTGCCGGCAAGCAGATCGACACCGTGATCGCCGAGCAATGCACGCTCGAAGGCGATCTGACGACCAAGAACTCGATCAAGGTCGATGGCCGCATCCAGGGCACGCTGCGCGCCGACGGCCGCGCCATCATCGGCGAGACCGGCGTGGTCAAGGGCGATGTGTACGCCGCCGACCTGGTGGTGCTCGGCCGGCTTGAAGGCAACGTGCACGCCCAGCGCCTGCATCTGCAGGCCAGTGCGCAAATCCACGGCAACATCGAGGCCGAGACGCTGCAGGTTGACCCCGGCGCACGCTACCAAGGCAGCGTGACCATGCGCGATGCCGGCGCTGCCGCCGCCGCACTGCCCTTCACCCCGTCGCCAGCTGCGGTTAGCGGCGACAAAGCCGACAAGGCTGCGGCCAAGGCCACCGGCCACTGA